A section of the Candidatus Desulfarcum epimagneticum genome encodes:
- a CDS encoding hypothetical protein (Evidence 5 : Unknown function) → MTFRLHKTSIYFKRFFPFTSFEKDSFSKICDEIKRFPLEEDFPAIRGLCLEGEGFFKKILVDEAEEVDINDIERIKSITPIVDDGLFLPFIFERSQFEVILPTEGKSIEQLMASITTIDDYLNALVEDIIGEKIEIHLRPRAPEKQTLDRFFKYTAPNLSRGTYAYHISAGGKSETGETDLPAPFEDLPANIKQFAEMIQGFKEMMRGPYSMALMKNKNKLVLKKLKQYEIGLSLYSDQSRWFKEALMKCDDAGLFGGRLIPPYLKNMPVLGSKAA, encoded by the coding sequence ATGACATTCAGACTTCATAAAACATCCATTTATTTCAAAAGGTTCTTTCCCTTCACCTCTTTTGAAAAAGATTCCTTTTCGAAAATATGCGACGAAATCAAAAGATTTCCCCTGGAAGAAGATTTTCCCGCCATCCGGGGGCTTTGTCTTGAGGGCGAGGGGTTTTTTAAAAAAATATTGGTTGATGAAGCCGAAGAAGTCGATATCAATGACATCGAGCGGATCAAATCCATCACTCCTATCGTGGATGATGGTCTTTTTTTGCCTTTTATCTTTGAGCGCAGCCAATTCGAAGTCATTCTGCCCACAGAAGGCAAAAGCATTGAACAATTAATGGCGTCCATCACAACGATAGATGACTATTTGAACGCGCTTGTTGAAGATATAATCGGGGAAAAAATTGAAATCCACTTGAGACCGAGGGCGCCGGAAAAACAGACACTTGACCGATTTTTCAAATACACAGCGCCAAATCTTTCCAGGGGAACCTATGCCTATCATATATCGGCCGGTGGAAAGAGCGAAACCGGGGAAACCGACCTCCCGGCTCCATTTGAGGACCTGCCCGCCAATATAAAACAGTTTGCGGAAATGATACAGGGGTTTAAGGAAATGATGCGGGGACCGTATTCAATGGCGCTTATGAAAAATAAAAACAAACTGGTTTTAAAAAAACTCAAACAGTATGAAATCGGACTCTCACTTTACAGCGATCAAAGCCGATGGTTTAAAGAAGCCTTAATGAAATGCGACGACGCCGGACTTTTTGGAGGCCGGTTGATACCGCCGTATCTCAAAAATATGCCCGTTTTAGGGTCAAAGGCCGCATGA
- a CDS encoding hypothetical protein (Evidence 5 : Unknown function): MTRTTFITFYSYKGGVGRTLALGNVAWEAALNGKKVVIIDFDLEAPGIPSLIPFRDSVQRHLNDERKKGGIFEFVKYFKEHQTVPPLSEYYSTEPILSDDFKKNGNIIIIPAGYENSDYKETLQSFDWKKFYEKEDGKELFAELRQQIEFEFKNPDFILIDSRTGLTDIGAISTFLLPDQVVILTGLNDQNIYGCKSVIESIDRESRRRAEENWLRPIDTILAATPVNDSEELRLRKKRLGKAAKELGRKIDVILPYVPILSLEERILTREESGERDSPIPIVREYRKLYALISNKTLHIYFNWIQDRYSHMDAEKLHGKGQAVPLKLPEIFVPLYAYDPARPATKKTVKDPGAGERQEPVDVEKLMAQNDFLLIEGIAGSGKTTVLKHAAYCLAAESANGCGATKSMNGFAPILILLKDVNDYFKDLGPRGRPGDAESVMAWYFRKKTGSAVSIRTANDFIKAGKALILLDGLDELNPRFRNHVVDAFADLRVKHKGVKLVLTGRPHSMEGAAINRLGERHARILAFDRGQIKTYIRRWFEYLYGGSPGIGEMNADAMINEVAGREAISKLSENPLMLTAICILYHDGKELPEQRAELYKKFIDNLLFRRFGDPEKVHNFLKAFAHGMQMKRRRGAGRAFAIKTLKEVYRKRPDETARDYDRRIDETFDDLEPKCGLLKLENGEYAFQNLTFQKFLTAHYLVNRNKGDFSGVIQNLWGDEWHREVIELYIGFLNIDNKETANLIVEKALDKKDTSPYKRWRTASRSFHDIHRDRRDAPVLEKTRGRLIEIMGAEPDPKIRAEAGDILGWLGDPRDLKEFIRIKGGLYDLKDLGEHQIRNFEIGRYPVVNAWFGEFINAGGYENRDFWTPEGWKWREYENVTKPLFWDDRKWRCPNAPVVGVSWYEAAAFVQWLNQTGDDDYTHNLLTEKQWQAAAGGFGKRTYPWGDEWDKNKCNNKEIKIQKTTSVGIFKTGGAPEGVFDLSGNVWEWTTSNYHSKNELADFVFDKKMQKLLDEAERSRDKKLIDDFYKKLGEKKRRLSVLRGGSWIFESFDCRCAARFLPPPDFRFIDSGFRCARTRSM, translated from the coding sequence ATGACCCGGACAACATTTATCACTTTTTATTCGTATAAGGGGGGGGTCGGCAGAACCCTTGCGCTTGGCAATGTGGCGTGGGAGGCCGCGCTGAATGGAAAAAAAGTCGTCATCATTGATTTTGACCTCGAAGCCCCCGGCATTCCCTCGCTGATTCCTTTTCGAGATTCCGTTCAAAGGCATTTGAATGATGAGAGAAAGAAGGGCGGCATTTTTGAATTCGTGAAATATTTTAAAGAACATCAAACCGTTCCTCCCCTTTCCGAATATTATTCCACCGAGCCCATCCTATCCGATGATTTCAAAAAGAACGGGAACATTATTATTATTCCGGCGGGATACGAGAATTCTGATTACAAAGAAACCCTTCAGTCATTTGACTGGAAAAAGTTCTATGAGAAAGAAGACGGAAAAGAACTGTTCGCCGAATTAAGACAACAAATCGAATTCGAGTTCAAAAATCCCGATTTTATCCTGATTGACTCAAGAACCGGGCTCACCGATATTGGGGCCATATCCACGTTTCTTCTCCCGGATCAGGTTGTGATTCTAACCGGTTTGAACGACCAGAACATCTATGGATGCAAGTCCGTCATTGAAAGCATTGACAGGGAATCCAGGCGCCGGGCAGAGGAAAACTGGCTCCGGCCCATTGATACCATCCTGGCGGCGACTCCCGTAAATGACAGTGAAGAGCTTCGCCTGCGGAAAAAAAGACTGGGAAAAGCGGCCAAAGAGCTTGGCAGGAAAATTGATGTCATTCTTCCCTATGTCCCGATTCTGTCCCTTGAAGAGAGAATTCTCACCCGGGAAGAAAGCGGCGAGAGAGACAGTCCCATTCCCATTGTCAGGGAATACAGGAAACTTTATGCGTTGATCAGCAATAAAACACTTCACATTTATTTCAACTGGATACAGGACCGATATTCCCATATGGACGCGGAGAAACTGCACGGCAAGGGTCAGGCCGTGCCCCTGAAGCTTCCGGAAATTTTCGTGCCGCTGTACGCGTATGATCCGGCGAGACCGGCCACGAAAAAAACCGTCAAAGACCCCGGCGCCGGGGAGAGGCAAGAGCCTGTGGACGTGGAAAAGCTCATGGCCCAAAACGATTTTCTGCTCATTGAAGGAATCGCCGGCTCCGGGAAAACCACGGTTTTAAAGCACGCGGCCTATTGCCTGGCCGCGGAAAGCGCAAACGGCTGCGGCGCCACGAAAAGCATGAATGGTTTTGCGCCCATATTGATTTTGCTTAAAGATGTGAACGATTATTTCAAAGACCTTGGCCCAAGAGGCCGGCCCGGCGACGCCGAAAGCGTCATGGCATGGTATTTCCGGAAAAAAACCGGCTCAGCCGTCAGCATTCGAACCGCCAATGATTTTATCAAGGCGGGAAAGGCGCTGATCCTGCTGGACGGTCTGGATGAGCTGAATCCGAGGTTCCGAAATCATGTCGTGGACGCATTCGCCGATTTAAGGGTAAAACACAAAGGCGTCAAGCTGGTTTTGACCGGCAGGCCCCATTCAATGGAAGGGGCGGCCATCAACCGGCTCGGGGAAAGACACGCCCGGATACTGGCCTTTGATAGGGGCCAGATCAAAACCTACATCCGCCGATGGTTCGAGTATCTGTATGGCGGAAGCCCGGGCATTGGAGAGATGAACGCCGACGCCATGATCAACGAAGTCGCGGGGCGTGAGGCCATCTCCAAATTAAGCGAAAACCCCCTGATGCTCACCGCCATCTGCATCCTTTACCATGACGGCAAGGAACTCCCGGAGCAGCGGGCCGAATTGTACAAAAAATTCATTGACAATCTTTTGTTCAGGCGATTTGGCGATCCGGAAAAGGTTCATAACTTTTTAAAGGCATTCGCCCACGGCATGCAGATGAAAAGAAGGCGGGGCGCCGGACGGGCCTTTGCCATTAAAACCCTGAAAGAGGTTTATCGAAAAAGACCGGACGAAACGGCGCGGGATTATGACAGGAGGATAGATGAAACATTTGACGACTTAGAGCCCAAATGCGGCCTTCTGAAACTGGAAAACGGGGAGTATGCTTTCCAGAATCTGACTTTCCAGAAATTTTTGACGGCCCATTATCTGGTGAACCGAAACAAGGGCGATTTTTCGGGCGTGATCCAAAACCTTTGGGGCGACGAGTGGCACAGGGAGGTCATTGAGCTTTATATCGGCTTTTTAAACATTGACAACAAAGAGACAGCCAACCTGATTGTGGAAAAGGCCTTAGATAAAAAAGACACGTCCCCGTATAAACGCTGGCGGACCGCCTCAAGGTCCTTCCATGATATTCACAGGGACAGGCGGGACGCCCCTGTCCTGGAAAAGACCCGGGGGCGGCTCATTGAAATCATGGGCGCCGAGCCCGATCCCAAAATTCGAGCCGAAGCAGGGGATATCCTGGGGTGGCTGGGGGACCCAAGGGATTTAAAGGAATTTATCAGGATCAAAGGCGGTCTTTATGATCTGAAGGATTTGGGGGAACATCAGATCAGGAATTTTGAGATCGGGCGATACCCGGTGGTGAACGCATGGTTCGGGGAGTTTATAAATGCCGGGGGTTATGAGAACAGGGATTTCTGGACCCCGGAGGGATGGAAATGGCGGGAGTATGAAAATGTCACAAAGCCTTTGTTCTGGGACGACCGGAAATGGAGATGCCCCAACGCGCCTGTGGTGGGGGTGTCATGGTATGAAGCCGCCGCCTTTGTTCAATGGCTGAATCAAACGGGCGATGATGACTATACGCACAATCTTTTGACGGAAAAACAATGGCAGGCCGCCGCCGGAGGCTTTGGGAAAAGAACATATCCCTGGGGTGATGAATGGGACAAAAATAAATGCAATAATAAGGAGATCAAGATTCAAAAGACCACGTCGGTGGGGATATTTAAAACCGGCGGCGCCCCGGAAGGGGTTTTTGATTTGAGCGGCAATGTGTGGGAGTGGACGACATCGAATTACCATTCTAAAAATGAGTTGGCCGATTTTGTTTTTGACAAAAAAATGCAAAAACTATTGGATGAAGCGGAGCGTTCGCGGGATAAAAAATTAATTGATGATTTTTATAAAAAACTGGGTGAGAAGAAACGGCGACTGTCCGTTTTGCGCGGCGGCTCGTGGATCTTCGAATCGTTCGATTGCCGCTGCGCGGCCCGCTTCCTTCCTCCGCCTGACTTTCGGTTCATCGACTCAGGGTTTCGCTGCGCCAGGACGAGGAGTATGTGA
- a CDS encoding conserved hypothetical protein (Evidence 4 : Unknown function but conserved in other organisms): MKIVLDMNLSPIWAPYLEAGGYEARHWSEIGAVSASDIEIMKWARNNGFVVFTHDLDFGTLLYTTKAVAPSVVQLRIEDIRPESVGKLVLIALSKAKSEIEQGALVTIDPRKNRVRLLPLK, encoded by the coding sequence ATGAAAATTGTTTTGGATATGAACCTTTCGCCAATATGGGCGCCGTATCTGGAAGCTGGAGGATATGAAGCCAGACATTGGAGTGAAATCGGCGCTGTTTCCGCGTCCGACATTGAAATTATGAAGTGGGCCCGAAACAACGGCTTTGTCGTATTTACGCATGATTTGGATTTTGGAACCCTGTTATACACCACAAAAGCGGTTGCGCCCAGTGTGGTTCAACTAAGAATAGAAGATATCCGACCGGAAAGTGTGGGGAAACTTGTTTTGATCGCCCTGTCAAAGGCGAAAAGCGAAATTGAACAGGGCGCGTTAGTGACCATTGACCCGAGAAAGAATAGAGTGAGATTGTTGCCCTTAAAATAA
- a CDS encoding conserved hypothetical protein (Evidence 4 : Unknown function but conserved in other organisms), with the protein MKFPDIDRITIDPNVMGGKPCIRGMRVTAGAITGLVASGASFHEILELYPYIDKEDIKAALAYATWRTEEFDLSLDVA; encoded by the coding sequence ATGAAATTTCCGGATATAGACAGAATTACGATTGATCCAAATGTCATGGGAGGCAAGCCCTGCATTAGAGGAATGAGAGTCACTGCGGGGGCGATCACAGGTCTTGTCGCGTCAGGCGCTTCTTTTCATGAAATTTTAGAATTGTATCCGTACATAGACAAAGAAGACATTAAAGCCGCTTTGGCTTATGCGACATGGAGAACCGAAGAATTTGATTTGTCATTGGATGTGGCATGA
- a CDS encoding conserved hypothetical protein (Evidence 4 : Unknown function but conserved in other organisms): MVREMTKPNFTPRVARDLDIGESQVSAVLSLIAEGATVPFIARYRKEASGSLDEVAVAAIRDRAGQLKELEDMREMVVKSLEKNGHLTEDLKQKVLGAETAAALSDIYLPYRPKRRTRALLAKEKGLEPLALAILEQKGMDPLKEAEAFSGPGKKAATVQEALDGSRDIIAEIINEDETARARIRDLFLKKASVQCRAARGVEENVSKFRDYFDFEEPLARIPSHRALAIRRGENEKALLVKIAPDDEAALGILNGLFVKGDGPDSGQVALAVKDAHRRLLSRSMETEARAHSKEKADREAIRIFAENLRHLLLAPPLGPKRVMGIDPGFRTGCKLVCLDRQGKLLHHDVVFLHGSEKKAGAEAKKIKRLAETFQTEAIAVGNGTAGRETQDFIRKIEFKTPVHTVMVNESGASVYSASKVAREEFPDLDLTVRGAAAIGRRLMDPLAELVKIDPKSIGVGQYQHDVDQNALKKSLDDVVESCVNSVGVDVNRASAQLLSYVSGLSRSIVQNIVAFREENGPFPSRKNLLDVPRLGPKAFEQSAGFLRITGGENPLDASAVHPESYPIVEKMARDMDAAPADIMRDPDLRRQVDIARYVTDQIGLPTLTDIMAELEKPGRDPREKFEEFAFAEGIEKPSDLRPGMRLPGVVSNVTAFGAFVDIGVHEDGLVHISQMADRFVKDPAEIVKTAQKVTVTVLDVDLERNRISLSMKSGKPDSSKAPLKKGKNPPQRKPAPKKAGGRDRAKPKFTGSLADAFIKSGLKKK; this comes from the coding sequence ATGGTGCGAGAGATGACAAAACCAAATTTCACCCCCCGGGTAGCCCGGGATCTGGATATCGGGGAGAGCCAGGTGTCGGCGGTCCTGTCCCTGATCGCCGAGGGCGCCACTGTGCCGTTTATCGCCCGTTACCGGAAAGAGGCGTCGGGAAGCCTGGATGAGGTGGCCGTGGCCGCCATCCGGGACCGGGCCGGACAGCTCAAGGAGCTGGAGGACATGAGGGAAATGGTCGTGAAATCCCTTGAGAAAAACGGCCATCTCACCGAGGATCTCAAACAAAAAGTCCTGGGGGCCGAAACCGCCGCGGCCCTGTCGGACATCTACCTCCCGTACCGGCCCAAACGCCGGACCCGGGCGCTGCTGGCAAAGGAAAAGGGCCTGGAGCCCCTGGCTCTTGCGATTCTGGAGCAGAAAGGGATGGATCCCCTCAAAGAGGCCGAGGCGTTTTCAGGCCCCGGGAAAAAAGCGGCCACCGTCCAGGAGGCCCTGGACGGAAGCCGGGACATCATCGCGGAAATCATCAACGAGGATGAGACGGCCCGGGCCCGGATTCGGGATCTTTTTTTAAAAAAGGCCTCGGTTCAATGCCGCGCGGCCAGGGGAGTGGAAGAGAACGTCTCCAAGTTTCGGGATTATTTCGACTTTGAGGAGCCCCTGGCCCGCATTCCCTCCCACCGGGCGCTGGCCATTCGAAGGGGGGAGAACGAAAAGGCCCTTCTGGTGAAAATCGCCCCGGACGACGAGGCGGCCCTTGGGATATTAAACGGCCTGTTCGTCAAAGGCGACGGACCGGATTCCGGGCAGGTGGCCCTGGCCGTGAAAGACGCCCACCGGCGCCTTTTGTCCCGGTCCATGGAGACCGAGGCCCGGGCCCATTCAAAGGAAAAGGCCGACCGGGAGGCCATCCGCATATTCGCTGAAAATCTCCGTCACCTGCTTCTGGCCCCGCCCCTGGGCCCCAAACGGGTCATGGGAATTGATCCCGGGTTCAGGACCGGTTGCAAACTCGTGTGTCTTGACCGGCAGGGAAAACTGCTCCATCACGACGTGGTGTTTCTCCACGGGTCGGAAAAAAAAGCCGGGGCCGAGGCAAAAAAAATCAAGCGCCTGGCTGAAACCTTTCAAACCGAGGCCATCGCCGTCGGAAACGGGACCGCCGGCCGGGAAACCCAGGATTTTATCCGAAAAATCGAGTTCAAAACCCCGGTCCACACGGTCATGGTCAACGAAAGCGGGGCGTCGGTGTATTCCGCCTCCAAAGTGGCCCGGGAAGAGTTCCCGGACCTGGATCTCACGGTCCGGGGGGCCGCGGCCATCGGCCGCCGTCTCATGGACCCCCTGGCCGAGCTGGTGAAAATCGACCCCAAATCCATCGGCGTGGGCCAGTACCAGCACGATGTGGATCAAAACGCCTTGAAAAAATCCCTGGACGATGTGGTGGAAAGCTGCGTCAACAGCGTGGGGGTGGACGTGAACCGGGCCAGCGCTCAGCTTTTGTCCTATGTGTCCGGGCTTAGCCGGTCCATCGTCCAAAACATCGTGGCCTTCCGGGAAGAAAACGGCCCGTTTCCCTCCCGAAAAAATCTGCTGGACGTTCCCCGGCTGGGCCCCAAGGCCTTTGAGCAGTCGGCCGGTTTTTTAAGAATCACCGGCGGCGAAAATCCGCTGGACGCCAGCGCCGTGCATCCCGAAAGCTACCCCATTGTGGAAAAAATGGCCCGGGACATGGACGCGGCGCCCGCCGATATCATGCGGGACCCCGATCTGCGCCGCCAGGTGGATATCGCCCGATACGTCACCGATCAAATCGGCCTTCCCACCCTGACCGACATCATGGCTGAGCTGGAAAAACCCGGCCGGGACCCCCGGGAAAAATTCGAGGAGTTCGCCTTTGCCGAAGGCATTGAAAAACCTTCGGACCTGCGACCCGGCATGAGGCTTCCGGGCGTGGTGAGCAACGTCACCGCCTTCGGCGCCTTTGTGGACATCGGGGTCCACGAAGACGGCCTGGTTCACATCAGCCAGATGGCGGACCGGTTCGTCAAAGACCCGGCCGAAATTGTCAAAACCGCCCAGAAAGTGACCGTCACGGTCCTGGACGTGGACCTTGAAAGAAACCGAATTTCTCTTTCCATGAAATCCGGGAAACCCGATTCCTCCAAAGCCCCCTTAAAAAAAGGAAAAAACCCCCCACAGCGAAAACCCGCGCCGAAAAAGGCCGGGGGGCGCGACCGGGCCAAACCCAAATTCACCGGGTCTCTGGCTGACGCGTTTATTAAGAGCGGGTTGAAAAAAAAATAA